The following DNA comes from Methylophilus sp. 5.
TTTATGATCGCTGCCCACGGTGGCGACTTTAAGCCCGTTTTGATCAAAAATGAGCGCACTGGCCGGAATGCTCAAGCGGCCTGCGGCATTATTTAAGGCCAGATTCACATTGGCAAATCCACCCGGCAAAAAACGGCCAGAAGCATTATCGACCAGCAGCTGTACCAGCGTCGTACCGGACGCCGCATTAATGGCGCCGGAAGTCGTTTGTATGGTGGCCTCAAACGCCGCGTCGGGGGATTCCGGCACCGTAAAACTGGCCTTGCCGCCGGGCTTGATCTGGCTGACATAGGTTTGCGGCACATTGATATATAAACGCAACTTGCGCGTGTTGGACACTTCAAACAAGGGCAGTGCCGTGCTGCCGCTGCTACCGGCATTAATCAGTGCGCCGGTATCGGTATTACGCGCCGTCACCGAACCATCAAACGGTGCCATAATATTGGCAAAACTCTTGAGCGCCAGCAAACGGTTCACGTTGGCTTCAGCCGCTTTAACGATGGCTTGTTTACTTTGGTAATCACCCAGTTTTTCATCTACCTCCTGCCGCGCGATCGACTGCGTTTTTAGCATCTCTTGCCAGCGTTTGGCGGTGGTTTCGGCCAGGGCCACGTTGGCCTGCGCACTGGCGAGGTCGGCCCTGGCCTGCAGTAACTCCTGATCCAGGTCCGGCGTTTCGATTTCTGCCAGTAGTTGCCCGCTTTTGACATTGCCGCCAATATCGACCTTCCACTGTTTTAAATAACCACTGACGCGTGCATAAATCGGCGCCCGTGCATAGGCTTCAAACCGGCCGGGCAAATTAAGGCTACCTGCCTCTGCGCCGTGATCGGGCTGGCTCACGCTCACAGTGGCAACTGCCTGCTGTTGCGTCCATGCGTTGAGTTTGTCGTGATTGCTGGCGCGGCTGGTGATGCCAACGATCACAATCCCAATCGCGGCCAGCGCCAATAACAGCCCGCCTAGCTTGATGCCACGGGAGGTAGTCGTTGCAGAATTATTCATGTAAATCTCCGGTAGAAGCACTGACAGGTCGCGGGTAGTTTTTTTTGTGGATGGCGCTAAACACCACCGGCACAAACAGCAAGGTGGCCACTGTCGCGAATAGCAACCCCCCAATCACGGCGCGACCCAAAGGCGCATTTTGCTCGCCGCCCTCACCCAGCCCCAGCGCCATGGGGGTCATGCCTATCACCATCGCCAGTGCAGTCATCAACACTGGGCGAAAGCGTACAAAGCCCGCATCAATCGCCGCGGCGGTGGCATCTTGCAACTCAGCCAATCGTTCACGGGCAAAGCTGATCACCAGCACACTGTTGGCGGTTGCCACCCCCATACACATAATCGCGCCAGTTAACGCAGGCACAGACAAAGGCGTATAAGTCGCAAACAACATCCAGACAATGCCCGCTAGCGCCGCAGGCAAGGCAGAAATAATCACAAACGGGTCACTCCAGGATTGCAGATTAACCACAATCAGCAGGTAAATCAGCACAATCGCGCCCAGCAAGCCAAAAAACAGGCCAGTGAAAGCATGGTCCATGGTGTAAGCCTGCCCCAGCATCACCACACTCGCTGCCTTGGGCACCTGGTTTTTGGTCTCTTCCAGAATGGTGCGAATATCGGCCGCCACCGCACCAAGGTCTCTGTCTTGTGTGCTGGCGTGCACTTGCACCATGGGCTGAATATCATATTGGCTGACCACCGCATTGCCGATACTGCGCTTAAACGTGGCAATCCCGCCCAAGGTCTGCAACGGGCCGTCGCTACCGCTAATCGGTAAATTGGCCAGCGCATTCAGGCTATCCAGTTGATATTGCGGTGTTTGCAACACAATAGGGTAAGTGACGCCATTGGCCGGATTCAGCCAGTAAGTGGGCGACACCTGCGAGCTACCCGCCAGGTTAATCACCATGCTGTTAGTGACATCTCGCGTACTGATACCGATCTCCTGCGCGCGGGTTTTATCAATCGCAATATCAAACGACGGGCGGCTGCGTGATTGCTGAATACGCGCGTCGACCACGCCGGGCACATTGCGCACCTTGGCCAGCAACTGGTTGGCATAAGCAAAGTCGTCGGCCAGCTTGCCGCCACGAATCTGGATATCAATCGGTGCCGGTGAGCCAAAGTTAAGAATCTGGCTGACAATATCGGCAGGCGGAAAAGAGAATGTCGTATCCGGGAACTGCTTGGGCAAGCGCTCGCGCAAGGTGCGGATATACTCGGCGGTGGGCGCATGATGCGGTTTGAGCGCGATCTGGATATCGCCATCCTGTGCCCCGATTAAGCCCGTGTTGTTATAGGTCATGTTAATACTACTGATCGGCATGCCGATGTTATCGACAATGGTCACAATTTCATCGGCAGGAATCACTTTTTTAATCGCCGCCTGAATATTCGCAAAGCGATTGGCCGTATCTTCAATACGCGTTCCCACCGGCACGCGCGCATGCATCAATATTTGTCCGCTATCGACACTAGGGAAAAAGTTGCTGCCCAGCATGGGTAGCAATAAAAATGAGAGCAATACCACGGCCATAAAGCCGGCCATAAATAAACGGCCATGGTCGACAGCCAGGATCAGGATTGCTTTGTAACCATGGCGGATGCGCTCAAACCTGGCTTCAAACCCTTGCTGGAAACGCACCAGCGGGTTACGGCTAGCTAGCCTGTGCTCGTGATGTAGATGCGGTTTGAGCAGGTAATTGGCCATGGTCGGCACCAGCGTACGCGACAAAATAAACGAGCTGACCATGGCAAACATCACGGCTTCGGCCATGGGCACAAACAGGTAGCGCGACACGCCCTCAAGAAAAAACATAGGCACAAACACGATACAAATACACAGCAGTGAAACAAACGCGGGCGTGACGATTTGCGCCGCGCCATCGAGGATAGACTGCTCAACCGGCTTACCCTGCTCCAGATGCCAGTTGATGTTTTCAATGGTCACCGTTGCTTCATCCACCAGCAAGCCCACCGCCAGTGCCAGGCCACCCAAGGTCATAATATTGAGCGTTTCGCCGATGGCGGATAACCCAATAATCGCGCCCAGTATAGATAGCGGAATCGAGGTTGCAATAATCAGCGACGAACGCCAGCTGCCCAAAAACAGCAAAATCATCAGGCTGGTTAACACTGCCGCCAGCACCCCCTCAAACACCACACCATGAATCGCCGCGCGTACAAAAATAGACTGATCATTGATCGGCGTTGCAATCAGCGTGTCTGGCAAGCCAGGTTTAATTTCTTCCAGCTTGGCTTTAATGCCGTCGACAATCGCCAATGTCGAAATAGCGCCATTTTTCAAAATGGTCATCAACACTGAGCGATTACCATCTACATGCACAATGTTGGTTTGTGGCGGGTTACCGTCACGCACCTGTGCAATATCACGCATATACACGGTGGCACCATTCACCACTTTCACTGGGATATTGGCCAAGTCTTCAATCGCCGCTGCGGCATTATTGAGGTTTAAGCTGTATTCAATACTGCCTATCTTTTGCGTGCCCACTGGCACCACCATATTGTGGGCGGCCAAGGCATTTGAAACATCCTGCGCCGACAAGCCGCGTGCCTGTAAGGCAGGTGGATTCAGGTCTATTTGAATTTGACGGCTTTTGCCGCCATACGGAAAAGGCACACCAGCCCCCGGCACCGTGACCAGGCGAATACGCACCGCATTCAGGCCCAGATCAGCCAGGTTTTGCTCGGTAAGCCCTTTGCCTGACAAGGCAATTTGCAAAATGGGCACCGTGGAGGCGTTGTAATTCAGAATAAGCGGCGGCGTGGTGCCTGGCGGCATTTGCCGTGTCACCGTTTGCGAGATGGCCGATACCTGCGCATTGGCAGTGGCGATATTCACACCCGAATGGAAAAATATTTTAACGATGGCAAAGCCAATGTACGAGCTGGCCTCGATGTGCTCAATATCGTTGACGGTGGTGGTCAGGGTGCGCTGATACAGCGTGGTGATGCGGCCCGCCATTTCATCGGGCGGCAAGCCGGTATATTGCCAGGCCACCGCCACCACCGGAATACGGATTTCAGGAAAAATATCGACCGGGCTGCGCATGGCAGACAGCGTGCCGAAAATTAAAATCAGCAAGGCCATGACAACAAACGTATAAGGGCGCTTGAGCGCAATGCCGACCACGTTAAACATGCGCTGCTTTCATCATGGCCTCTTGTTCTGGCGTGGTGATCTCAAAGCCAGCATCACGCCAGGCATCTATGCCACCAGTCAGCGGGCGGATATTGCGATAGCCCCGGCTGATGAGTTTTTTGGCCACTTTGGCCGCTGTCACTTCATTCGGGCACGAGCAATACAACACCACCGGCGCATCTTCATCAATCTCCAGCACCAGTTGGTCTACACCTTCCAGCGTGACAAACTGTGCGCCCGGAATCCAGCCATCCTCCACCAGGTGCTTGGCTCTTGTATCAAGAATCACAGGCGCCGCGCCGCTATTGAGCAGCGTGCTTAATTCGTCGACGCTGATGCGCGCCATACGCAGGCTCTTGATAAAACGCTGCCTATCCCACCACTTGGCAGCGACAAACGCGGTGATCAACACCAGCACCAGTAGCGTGCCCCACTTACCCATTTCTACCAGGGTGAGCATGAGCTCATCAATCGCTGAGCTGAATAAATGCCCCAACCATAATGCAGAGCCTGCCCACAGCACGGCGCCCAGGCCATCCATGAGCACAAACAGCCAATAGCGTGTGCCAGACGAGCCTGCCAGGGCGCTGGAGATAGACGCAAACCCAGGCACAAACTTGCATATCAATAACGCGGGCGGGCCAAATTTTAAATAGAGCGCTTCGGTTTGCCTGACGCAAGTGTCTGGTGATAAAGATATTTTGCACAGTTTGCCCATGACGCGTTTGCCATATTTGCGCCCGGCACGATACCAGATCGAGTCAGCAATCAGGGCGGCGACTACCGCCACCAGCAACATGGCGGCCCAGGAGTATTGACCATTGCCAATCAGCACGCCCGTCAGCAGCAAGGTCGGGTAGGCCGGTAATGGCAGCCCCATTTGCTCCAGAAACACACTGGCAAACACAATCAGCAAGCCATATTGCTGTATCAACTCAAGAACGGTATTCATATGCTATGCCGATTTCACTTCGAATAATGTTTACAGTACTACATGCCCAATGCGGCGAGCATGGCAAACGCCATAAACAGCACAAAGTGCGTCATGCCTTCAATCGCATTGGTTTCACCGTCATGCAAGTTAATGGTCGCCACGGTCAAGGTCAGAAAAGTCATCACCATCTGCGTCGGTGACAGGCCGACAATCAACGGCCTGTCTTCAATCAGGGCAATGGCTTCAATCACTGGCACGGTCAGAATCACAGTCGATAAGGTCGCGCCCAGTGCAATATTCACCACGGTTTGCATGCGATCATTGACTGCGGCCTTCAATGCAGTCAACACTTCGGGGCTGGCGGCAATCAGGGCGACCACAATGGCAGCCACAATTGGCGGCACGCCACTGCCGGTTAAACCGGCGTCCATATGCATGCTCATCTCCTCAGACAGGAAACCGATGGTAATGATGCCAGCCAGCATGTAAAGAATCGAAAATTTGACGTTGGCGTTCATGCCACCTGCGGCTTGTCCGTCCGGTGCATTGGTATGGTGCTGGTCACGGTAGCTAAAATAGTTACGGTGTCTGCCGGTTTGCATTTTTAAAAACAAGGCATAAAACACACTCATGGTGACGATGGTAAACATCGAATACAAACGCCAGTGCTCGGGCGGCAAAAAGGCGGGCAAAGCCATAGAGATACCCAGCGCCGTCATGATCATGACGATGTAAGTATTGCCGGAGTTAACGTTGTACTCGACCTCACCATATTTAATGCCGCCAACAATGGCACACAGCCCCAGAATGCCGTTGATATCCAGCATCACCGCCGAATAAATCGCGTCTCTGGCCAGGGTGGTCGAAGAAGTATGGCTTAACATCATGACAATAATCACCACCTCGATGACGACCGCGCTGATGGTTAATATCATAGTGCCATAAGGCTCTTTGAGCTGCTCGGCCACATACTCGACCTGAAACGACAACTGAAAAGCCAGGTTGATAATCAGCAGCACAAACAGAATAGAAATGACCAGCGATTCAGGCTGGCCAAGGTGCATAACTTTGTCGGCGTGCGCCAACGCGAGGTAGGCAATAATCGAAAC
Coding sequences within:
- a CDS encoding efflux RND transporter periplasmic adaptor subunit, encoding MNNSATTTSRGIKLGGLLLALAAIGIVIVGITSRASNHDKLNAWTQQQAVATVSVSQPDHGAEAGSLNLPGRFEAYARAPIYARVSGYLKQWKVDIGGNVKSGQLLAEIETPDLDQELLQARADLASAQANVALAETTAKRWQEMLKTQSIARQEVDEKLGDYQSKQAIVKAAEANVNRLLALKSFANIMAPFDGSVTARNTDTGALINAGSSGSTALPLFEVSNTRKLRLYINVPQTYVSQIKPGGKASFTVPESPDAAFEATIQTTSGAINAASGTTLVQLLVDNASGRFLPGGFANVNLALNNAAGRLSIPASALIFDQNGLKVATVGSDHKVTLKTITIARDLGKTLEVQSGLTSNDQVIENPPDGLNAGDQVNIATTAGSAK
- a CDS encoding efflux RND transporter permease subunit — its product is MFNVVGIALKRPYTFVVMALLILIFGTLSAMRSPVDIFPEIRIPVVAVAWQYTGLPPDEMAGRITTLYQRTLTTTVNDIEHIEASSYIGFAIVKIFFHSGVNIATANAQVSAISQTVTRQMPPGTTPPLILNYNASTVPILQIALSGKGLTEQNLADLGLNAVRIRLVTVPGAGVPFPYGGKSRQIQIDLNPPALQARGLSAQDVSNALAAHNMVVPVGTQKIGSIEYSLNLNNAAAAIEDLANIPVKVVNGATVYMRDIAQVRDGNPPQTNIVHVDGNRSVLMTILKNGAISTLAIVDGIKAKLEEIKPGLPDTLIATPINDQSIFVRAAIHGVVFEGVLAAVLTSLMILLFLGSWRSSLIIATSIPLSILGAIIGLSAIGETLNIMTLGGLALAVGLLVDEATVTIENINWHLEQGKPVEQSILDGAAQIVTPAFVSLLCICIVFVPMFFLEGVSRYLFVPMAEAVMFAMVSSFILSRTLVPTMANYLLKPHLHHEHRLASRNPLVRFQQGFEARFERIRHGYKAILILAVDHGRLFMAGFMAVVLLSFLLLPMLGSNFFPSVDSGQILMHARVPVGTRIEDTANRFANIQAAIKKVIPADEIVTIVDNIGMPISSINMTYNNTGLIGAQDGDIQIALKPHHAPTAEYIRTLRERLPKQFPDTTFSFPPADIVSQILNFGSPAPIDIQIRGGKLADDFAYANQLLAKVRNVPGVVDARIQQSRSRPSFDIAIDKTRAQEIGISTRDVTNSMVINLAGSSQVSPTYWLNPANGVTYPIVLQTPQYQLDSLNALANLPISGSDGPLQTLGGIATFKRSIGNAVVSQYDIQPMVQVHASTQDRDLGAVAADIRTILEETKNQVPKAASVVMLGQAYTMDHAFTGLFFGLLGAIVLIYLLIVVNLQSWSDPFVIISALPAALAGIVWMLFATYTPLSVPALTGAIMCMGVATANSVLVISFARERLAELQDATAAAIDAGFVRFRPVLMTALAMVIGMTPMALGLGEGGEQNAPLGRAVIGGLLFATVATLLFVPVVFSAIHKKNYPRPVSASTGDLHE
- a CDS encoding DedA family protein/thiosulfate sulfurtransferase GlpE codes for the protein MNTVLELIQQYGLLIVFASVFLEQMGLPLPAYPTLLLTGVLIGNGQYSWAAMLLVAVVAALIADSIWYRAGRKYGKRVMGKLCKISLSPDTCVRQTEALYLKFGPPALLICKFVPGFASISSALAGSSGTRYWLFVLMDGLGAVLWAGSALWLGHLFSSAIDELMLTLVEMGKWGTLLVLVLITAFVAAKWWDRQRFIKSLRMARISVDELSTLLNSGAAPVILDTRAKHLVEDGWIPGAQFVTLEGVDQLVLEIDEDAPVVLYCSCPNEVTAAKVAKKLISRGYRNIRPLTGGIDAWRDAGFEITTPEQEAMMKAAHV
- a CDS encoding calcium:proton antiporter, translated to MLTEKPPQGLLSLIVSIIAYLALAHADKVMHLGQPESLVISILFVLLIINLAFQLSFQVEYVAEQLKEPYGTMILTISAVVIEVVIIVMMLSHTSSTTLARDAIYSAVMLDINGILGLCAIVGGIKYGEVEYNVNSGNTYIVMIMTALGISMALPAFLPPEHWRLYSMFTIVTMSVFYALFLKMQTGRHRNYFSYRDQHHTNAPDGQAAGGMNANVKFSILYMLAGIITIGFLSEEMSMHMDAGLTGSGVPPIVAAIVVALIAASPEVLTALKAAVNDRMQTVVNIALGATLSTVILTVPVIEAIALIEDRPLIVGLSPTQMVMTFLTLTVATINLHDGETNAIEGMTHFVLFMAFAMLAALGM